The following coding sequences lie in one Arabidopsis thaliana chromosome 3, partial sequence genomic window:
- the LST8-1 gene encoding Transducin/WD40 repeat-like superfamily protein (Transducin/WD40 repeat-like superfamily protein; CONTAINS InterPro DOMAIN/s: WD40 repeat 2 (InterPro:IPR019782), WD40 repeat, conserved site (InterPro:IPR019775), WD40 repeat (InterPro:IPR001680), G-protein beta WD-40 repeat, region (InterPro:IPR020472), WD40 repeat-like-containing domain (InterPro:IPR011046), WD40-repeat-containing domain (InterPro:IPR017986), WD40/YVTN repeat-like-containing domain (InterPro:IPR015943), WD40 repeat, subgroup (InterPro:IPR019781); BEST Arabidopsis thaliana protein match is: Transducin/WD40 repeat-like superfamily protein (TAIR:AT2G22040.1); Has 35333 Blast hits to 34131 proteins in 2444 species: Archae - 798; Bacteria - 22429; Metazoa - 974; Fungi - 991; Plants - 531; Viruses - 0; Other Eukaryotes - 9610 (source: NCBI BLink).), translating into MSQPSVILATASYDHTIRFWEAETGRCYRTIQYPDSHVNRLEITPDKHYLAAACNPHIRLFDVNSNSPQPVMTYDSHTNNVMAVGFQCDAKWMYSGSEDGTVKIWDLRAPGCQKEYESVAAVNTVVLHPNQTELISGDQNGNIRVWDLRANSCSCELVPEVDTAVRSLTVMWDGTMVVAANNRGTCYVWRLLRGKQTMTEFEPLHKLQAHNGHILKCLLSPANK; encoded by the exons ATGAGTCAGCCTTCTGTGATTCTTGCTACGGCTAGCTATGATCACACCATCCGATTCTGGGAAGCCGAAACTGGTCGCTGTTACCGTACCATTCAGTATCCTGATTCg CATGTAAATAGGCTTGAGATAACCCCAGATAAGCATTATCTAGCTGCAGCTTGCAATCCTCATATTCGACTCTTTGATGTCAATTCCAATAGTCCTCAACCT GTGATGACTTACGATTCACACACCAACAATGTTATGGCAGTAGGATTTCAATGTGATGCAAAATGGATGTATTCAGGATCAGAAGATGGCACAGTTAAGATCTGGGACTTAAG GGCTCCGGGTTGCCAAAAGGAGTATGAAAGTGTTGCAGCGGTTAATACAGTTGTTTTACACCCAAATCAG aCTGAATTGATATCTGGAGACCAAAATGGAAATATACGTGTATGGGATCTCAGAGCAAATTCGTGTAGCTGTGAACTG GTACCAGAAGTTGATACAGCTGTACGGTCTTTAACTGTTATGTGGGATGGGACAATGGTAGTCGCTGCTAACAACCGTGGAACATGTTATGTATGGCGCTTGTTGCGTGGAAAACAG ACAATGACAGAGTTTGAGCCCCTTCATAAGCTGCAAGCTCATAATGGCCACATCCTTAAATGTCTCCTCTCTCCTGCAAACAAGTAA
- the EMB1270 gene encoding Pentatricopeptide repeat (PPR) superfamily protein (embryo defective 1270 (EMB1270); INVOLVED IN: embryo development ending in seed dormancy; LOCATED IN: chloroplast; EXPRESSED IN: 21 plant structures; EXPRESSED DURING: 13 growth stages; CONTAINS InterPro DOMAIN/s: Pentatricopeptide repeat (InterPro:IPR002885); BEST Arabidopsis thaliana protein match is: proton gradient regulation 3 (TAIR:AT4G31850.1); Has 86684 Blast hits to 15673 proteins in 320 species: Archae - 10; Bacteria - 87; Metazoa - 1175; Fungi - 1349; Plants - 81184; Viruses - 0; Other Eukaryotes - 2879 (source: NCBI BLink).) — protein MAVSAGALAFPALSVRATLNPEIKDEQANISSTTSSSQKFTYSRASPAVRWPHLNLREIYDSTPSQTLSSPVSPIAGTPDSGDVVDSIASREEQKTKDETAVATRRRRVKKMNKVALIKAKDWRERVKFLTDKILSLKSNQFVADILDARLVQMTPTDYCFVVKSVGQESWQRALEVFEWLNLRHWHSPNARMVAAILGVLGRWNQESLAVEIFTRAEPTVGDRVQVYNAMMGVYSRSGKFSKAQELVDAMRQRGCVPDLISFNTLINARLKSGGLTPNLAVELLDMVRNSGLRPDAITYNTLLSACSRDSNLDGAVKVFEDMEAHRCQPDLWTYNAMISVYGRCGLAAEAERLFMELELKGFFPDAVTYNSLLYAFARERNTEKVKEVYQQMQKMGFGKDEMTYNTIIHMYGKQGQLDLALQLYKDMKGLSGRNPDAITYTVLIDSLGKANRTVEAAALMSEMLDVGIKPTLQTYSALICGYAKAGKREEAEDTFSCMLRSGTKPDNLAYSVMLDVLLRGNETRKAWGLYRDMISDGHTPSYTLYELMILGLMKENRSDDIQKTIRDMEELCGMNPLEISSVLVKGECFDLAARQLKVAITNGYELENDTLLSILGSYSSSGRHSEAFELLEFLKEHASGSKRLITEALIVLHCKVNNLSAALDEYFADPCVHGWCFGSSTMYETLLHCCVANEHYAEASQVFSDLRLSGCEASESVCKSMVVVYCKLGFPETAHQVVNQAETKGFHFACSPMYTDIIEAYGKQKLWQKAESVVGNLRQSGRTPDLKTWNSLMSAYAQCGCYERARAIFNTMMRDGPSPTVESINILLHALCVDGRLEELYVVVEELQDMGFKISKSSILLMLDAFARAGNIFEVKKIYSSMKAAGYLPTIRLYRMMIELLCKGKRVRDAEIMVSEMEEANFKVELAIWNSMLKMYTAIEDYKKTVQVYQRIKETGLEPDETTYNTLIIMYCRDRRPEEGYLLMQQMRNLGLDPKLDTYKSLISAFGKQKCLEQAEQLFEELLSKGLKLDRSFYHTMMKISRDSGSDSKAEKLLQMMKNAGIEPTLATMHLLMVSYSSSGNPQEAEKVLSNLKDTEVELTTLPYSSVIDAYLRSKDYNSGIERLLEMKKEGLEPDHRIWTCFVRAASFSKEKIEVMLLLKALEDIGFDLPIRLLAGRPELLVSEVDGWFEKLKSIEDNAALNFVNALLNLLWAFELRATASWVFQLGIKRGIFSLDVFRVADKDWGADFRRLSGGAALVALTLWLDHMQDASLEGYPESPKSVVLITGTAEYNGISLDKTLKACLWEMGSPFLPCKTRTGLLVAKAHSLRMWLKDSPFCFDLELKDSVSLPESNSMDLIDGCFIRRGLVPAFNHIKERLGGFVSPKKFSRLALLPDEMRERVIKTDIEGHRQKLEKMKKKKMGNETNGINTRRKFVRSK, from the exons aTGGCGGTTTCTGCAGGGGCTTTAGCTTTTCCTGCTTTATCCGTTCGCGCCACTCTTAATCCTGAGATTAAAGATGAACAAGCGAACATCAGCAGCactacttcttcttcccagAAATTCACTTACAGTCGAGCTTCTCCCGCCGTCCGATGGCCACATTTGAATCTCCGTGAGATTTATGATTCCACACCTTCAcaaactctttcttctccggTTTCTCCCATCGCCGGTACACCGGATTCAGGTGATGTCGTCGATTCAATTGCCTCCCGCGAGGAGCAAAAGACGAAAGATGAAACCGCCGTGGCGACTCGGAGAaggagagtgaagaagatgaataaaGTGGCGTTGATTAAGGCTAAAGActggagagagagagtcaaATTTCTGACGGATAAGATTCTAAGCTTGAAATCTAATCAGTTCGTTGCTGATATTCTCGATGCTCGTCTTGTTCAGATGACTCCTACTGATTACTGCTTCGTCGTGAAATCAGTTGGTCAAGAGAGTTGGCAACGAGCTCTTGAGGTTTTTGAGTGGCTCAATCTCCGTCATTGGCACTCTCCTAACGCTCGGATGGTGGCTGCTATACTCGGTGTTTTGGGACGGTGGAATCAGGAATCCCTTGCGGTGGAGATTTTCACTAGGGCTGAGCCAACCGTCGGAGATAGGGTTCAGGTGTACAACGCAATGATGGGGGTTTATTCACGTAGTGGTAAGTTTTCGAAAGCACAAGAGCTGGTCGATGCAATGCGTCAGAGAGGGTGTGTTCCAGATCTTATTAGTTTCAATACTCTTATCAACGCTAGGCTTAAATCTGGTGGGTTGACTCCGAATTTGGCTGTTGAGTTATTAGATATGGTGAGGAATTCGGGTCTTAGGCCTGATGCTATCACTTACAACACTCTTCTTAGTGCCTGTTCGCGGGATTCGAATTTGGATGGTGCAGTGAAGGTTTTTGAGGATATGGAAGCTCATCGGTGTCAGCCTGATTTGTGGACTTATAATGCTATGATTTCTGTTTATGGAAGATGTGGGCTTGCTGCTGAAGCTGAGAGGCTCTTCATGGAGCTGGAGCTTAAAGGTTTTTTCCCTGATGCAGTGACATACAACTCTTTGCTGTATGCGTTTGCCAGAGAAAGAAATACGGAGAAGGTGAAGGAGGTGTACCAACAGATGCAGAAAATGGGGTTTGGGAAAGATGAGATGACATACAACACGATCATTCACATGTATGGCAAGCAGGGACAACTTGATCTTGCGCTACAGCTTTATAAGGACATGAAAGGTTTGTCGGGTAGGAACCCTGATGCTATTACTTACACTGTTTTGATCGATTCTCTTGGAAAAGCAAACCGAACAGTGGAAGCCGCAGCTTTAATGTCTGAGATGCTTGATGTTGGGATCAAACCAACTCTGCAGACATACAGTGCTCTTATCTGTGGTTATGCCAAGGCTGGAAAGCGAGAGGAGGCTGAGGATACTTTCAGTTGCATGTTGCGCTCAGGCACTAAACCTGATAATTTAGCGTATTCTGTAATGTTGGATGTATTACTAAGAGGCAACGAGACAAGAAAGGCCTGGGGTTTATACCGTGATATGATTTCTGATGGTCATACACCGTCTTACACTCTGTATGAGTTGATGATACTTGGACTTATGAAGGAAAACAGGTCAGATGACATTCAGAAAACCATCAGAGACATGGAAGAATTGTGTGGCATGAACCCACTAGAGATTTCATCAGTGCTTGTTAAGGGCGAATGCTTTGATCTCGCTGCTAGACAGTTGAAAGTGGCTATCACCAATGGCTATGAATTGGAAAACGACACTCTATTGTCTATCCTGGGTTCCTATAGTTCATCAGGCAGGCATTCAGAAGCGTTTGAGTTACTTGAATTTTTGAAAGAGCATGCCAGTGGATCTAAAAGACTTATAACTGAAGCTCTAATTGTTCTACATTGCAAGGTGAACAACTTAAGCGCTGCTCTAGATGAATATTTCGCTGACCCATGTGTTCATGGCTGGTGTTTTGGCAGTTCCACCATGTATGAGACTCTATTACACTGCTGTGTAGCAAATGAACATTATGCTGAAGCTTCTCAGGTTTTCTCTGACCTGAGACTATCTGGCTGCGAAGCTTCAGAAAGTGTTTGTAAAAGCATGGTTGTTGTGTATTGCAAGCTTGGCTTTCCAGAGACAGCTCATCAAGTGGTTAATCAGGCTGAGACAAAAGGCTTCCACTTTGCTTGTTCGCCTATGTATACTGATATCATTGAGGCttatggaaaacaaaaactatggCAGAAAGCGGAGAGTGTGGTTGGCAACCTAAGACAAAGTGGACGAACACCTGATCTGAAGACATGGAACAGCTTGATGTCGGCTTATGCTCAGTGTGGCTGTTACGAGCGGGCAAGGGCTATTTTTAACACTATGATGAGGGATGGTCCGTCTCCTACTGTTGAATCCATCAATATTTTGTTGCATGCTTTGTGTGTTGATGGGAGACTCGAGGAGCTCTAcgttgttgttgaagaattGCAAGATATGGGCTTTAAGATTAGCAAAAGCTCCATTCTCTTGATGCTTGACGCATTTGCCCGAGCTGGAAATATCTTTGAGGTAAAGAAGATATACAGTAGCATGAAAGCTGCTGGTTACTTACCCACAATCCGCCTTTATAGGATGATGATTGAGCTTCTCTGCAAAGGGAAACGAGTTAGAGATGCTGAAATTATGGTCTCTGAAATGGAAGAGGCCAATTTCAAGGTTGAGCTTGCTATATGGAATTCCATGCTGAAGATGTATACGGCTATCGAGGATTACAAGAAGACAGTTCAAGTATACCAGAGGATAAAAGAAACTGGACTGGAACCAGACGAGACCACTTACAATACTCTGATTATAATGTATTGTAGAGACAGACGACCAGAAGAAGGGTACTTGCTTATGCAGCAAATGAGAAATCTTGGTTTGGACCCAAAACTGGACACATACAAGAGCTTGATCTCTGCTTTTGGTAAGCAAAAATGCCTTGAACAAGCTGAACAACTGTTTGAAGAGCTTCTCTCAAAAGGTTTGAAACTAGACCGTTCATTTTACCACACAATGATGAAAATATCCCGAGATTCTGGAAGCGACTCCAAGGCAGAGAAGTTATTGCAAATGATGAAGAATGCGGGAATAGAACCAACACTTGCTACAATGCATCTGCTTATGGTTTCATATAGTTCTTCAGGAAATCCCCAAGAAGCTGAAAAAGTTCTTAGTAACCTGAAAGACACAGAAGTGGAACTAACAACTCTGCCTTATAGTTCAGTTATTGATGCTTACCTTCGGAGCAAAGATTATAACAGTGGAATAGAAAGGCTTTtggaaatgaagaaagagGGCCTAGAGCCAGACCACAGGATATGGACTTGCTTTGTTAGGGCGGCGAGTTTCTCCAAGGAAAAAATTGAAGTCATGTTGCTGCTTAAAGCTCTTGAAGATATTGGTTTTGATCTTCCTATCAG GCTTTTAGCTGGAAGACCTGAGTTGCTAGTTTCTGAGGTGGATGGATGGTTCGAGAAACTGAAATCCATAGAGGACAATGCTGCTCTCAATTTTGTTAATGCTCTTTTGAATCTTCTCTGGGCGTTTGAACTCAGAGCTACTGCATCATGGGTTTTCCAATTGGGAATCAAAAGGGGTATCTTCAGTCTCGATGTTTTTAG GGTGGCGGACAAGGACTGGGGTGCGGATTTCAGAAGGCTGTCTGGAGGTGCAGCACTTGTTGCCCTGACGCTATGGCTTGACCACATGCAG GATGCATCACTGGAAGGCTACCCAGAGTCTCCAAAGTCAGTTGTCTTAATCACAGGGACCGCAGAGTACAACGGTATATCCCTTGATAAAACGCTAAAGGCGTGTCTTTGGGAAATGGGTTCTCCATTTCTTCCCTGCAAGACGAGAACGGGACTGCTAGTGGCCAAAGCTCACTCTCTCAGAATGTGGTTGAAGGACTCGCCGTTCTGCTTCGACTTGGAGCTAAAAGACTCGGTGTCTTTACCAGAATCAAACTCGATGGACCTGATTGACGGGTGTTTCATAAGACGTGGACTTGTTCCTGCGTTTAACCACATCAAAGAGAGACTTGGTGGATTTGTGTCACCAAAGAAGTTTTCGAGACTGGCGTTGCTACCAGACGAGATGAGAGAGCGAGTGATAAAGACAGATATTGAAGGACATAGACAGAAgttagagaagatgaagaagaagaaaatgggcAATGAAACGAATGGTATTAACACTCGAAGGAAGTTCGTCAGAAGCAAGTGA
- the RACK1C_AT gene encoding receptor for activated C kinase 1C (receptor for activated C kinase 1C (RACK1C_AT); FUNCTIONS IN: nucleotide binding; INVOLVED IN: shoot development, root development; LOCATED IN: nucleolus, heterotrimeric G-protein complex; EXPRESSED IN: 22 plant structures; EXPRESSED DURING: 13 growth stages; CONTAINS InterPro DOMAIN/s: WD40 repeat 2 (InterPro:IPR019782), WD40 repeat, conserved site (InterPro:IPR019775), WD40 repeat (InterPro:IPR001680), G-protein beta WD-40 repeat, region (InterPro:IPR020472), WD40 repeat-like-containing domain (InterPro:IPR011046), WD40-repeat-containing domain (InterPro:IPR017986), WD40/YVTN repeat-like-containing domain (InterPro:IPR015943), WD40 repeat, subgroup (InterPro:IPR019781); BEST Arabidopsis thaliana protein match is: receptor for activated C kinase 1B (TAIR:AT1G48630.1); Has 88582 Blast hits to 37057 proteins in 965 species: Archae - 74; Bacteria - 10338; Metazoa - 34853; Fungi - 20136; Plants - 11319; Viruses - 6; Other Eukaryotes - 11856 (source: NCBI BLink).) — MAEGLVLKGIMRAHTDIVTAIATPIDNSDIIVTASRDKSIILWKLTKDDKSYGVAQRRLTGHSHFVEDVVLSSDGQFALSGSWDGELRLWDLATGETTRRFVGHTKDVLSVAFSTDNRQIVSASRDRTIKLWNTLGECKYTISEGDGHKEWVSCVRFSPNTLVPTIVSASWDKTVKVWNLQNCKLRNSLVGHSGYLNTVAVSPDGSLCASGGKDGVILLWDLAEGKKLYSLEAGSIIHSLCFSPNRYWLCAATENSIRIWDLESKSVVEDLKVDLKSEAEKNEGGVGTGNQKKVIYCTSLNWSADGSTLFSGYTDGVVRVWGIGRY; from the exons ATGGCCGAGGGACTCGTATTGAAGGGCATTATGCGCGCCCACACCGACATTGTCACGGCCATCGCTACGCCGATCGACAATTCCGACATCATCGTCACAGCGTCGCGTGACAAATCCATCATCCTCTGGAAACTCACAAAGGACGATAAGTCTTACGGTGTTGCTCAGCGTAGGCTCACAGGTCACTCTCACTTCGTGGAAGATGTTGTTCTCTCATCGGACGGTCAGTTTGCACTCTCCGGAAGCTGGGACGGTGAGCTCCGTCTCTGGGATCTTGCCACGGGAGAAACAACTCGTCGATTCGTTGGTCATACGAAAGATGTGCTCTCTGTTGCATTCTCTACTGATAACCGGCAGATCGTGTCTGCTTCTCGTGATCGTACGATTAAGCTTTGGAACACACTTGGTGAGTGTAAGTATACCATCTCTGAAGGTGATGGTCACAAGGAATGGGTTAGTTGTGTTAGGTTTAGTCCTAATACTCTTGTACCAACTATTGTATCTGCTTCTTGGGATAAAACTGTGAAAGTTTGGAATCTCCAGAACTGTAAGCTGAGGAACTCTCTTGTTGGTCACTCTGGTTACCTCAACACTGTTGCTGTCTCGCCTGATGGTTCGCTATGCGCCAGTGGTGGGAAAGATGGTGTTATCTTGTTGTGGGATTTGGCTGAAGGAAAGAAGCTTTACTCGCTTGAGGCGGGTTCGATTATTCACTCGCTTTGCTTCAGTCCTAACAGATACTGGTTGTGTGCTGCTACTGAGAATAGCATTAGGATTTGGGATCTTGAGAGCAAGTCTGTTGTTGAGGACTTGAAGGTTGATCTCAAGTCTGAGGCAGAGAAGAATGAAGGTGGTGTTGGAACTGGTAACCAGAAGAAG GTTATCTACTGCACAAGCTTGAACTGGAGTGCAGATGGAAGCACATTGTTCAGTGGTTACACTGATGGAGTTGTCAGGGTCTGGGGTATTGGTCGTTACTAG
- a CDS encoding F-box associated ubiquitination effector family protein (F-box associated ubiquitination effector family protein; CONTAINS InterPro DOMAIN/s: F-box associated domain, type 1 (InterPro:IPR006527), F-box associated interaction domain (InterPro:IPR017451); BEST Arabidopsis thaliana protein match is: F-box and associated interaction domains-containing protein (TAIR:AT3G17620.1); Has 649 Blast hits to 629 proteins in 3 species: Archae - 0; Bacteria - 0; Metazoa - 0; Fungi - 0; Plants - 649; Viruses - 0; Other Eukaryotes - 0 (source: NCBI BLink).) gives MNITIPNINSANWEIQFSARGVSLKGNTQQKHLPEFLLCYDFTREIFGPPLSLPFHSFNEDTVTLSSVRDEQLTVLFERDDTLQMEIWITTKIEPETASWSKLFLAVGMEPLTGLQFQVAAGNFFVDEEKKVVVFLDKDTETRERYIAFITHVSVLMFQV, from the coding sequence ATGAATATTACTATCCCTAACATTAACTCTGCGAACTGGGAGATACAGTTTTCTGCACGTGGCGTGTCTCTCAAGGGAAATACTCAACAAAAGCATCTCCCTGAGTTCTTACTCTGTTATGATTTTACAAGAGAGATATTTGGACCCCCTCTAAGTCTACCGTTTCACTCTTTTAATGAAGATACTGTGACTCTATCTAGTGTTAGAGATGAGCAACTTACAGTGTTATTTGAGAGAGATGATACATTACAGATGGAGATATGGATTACGACTAAGATTGAGCCCGAAACAGCGTCGTGGAGCAAGTTGTTCTTAGCGGTGGGTATGGAACCACTAACTGGTTTGCAGTTTCAGGTTGCCGCTGGGAATTTCTTTGTtgacgaggagaagaaagttgtCGTGTTTTTGGATAAAGACACAGAGACGCGGGAGCGCTACATAGCCTTTATCACCCACGTATCTGTTCTTATGTTCCAAGTCTAG
- the LST8-1 gene encoding Transducin/WD40 repeat-like superfamily protein (Transducin/WD40 repeat-like superfamily protein; CONTAINS InterPro DOMAIN/s: WD40 repeat 2 (InterPro:IPR019782), WD40 repeat, conserved site (InterPro:IPR019775), WD40 repeat (InterPro:IPR001680), G-protein beta WD-40 repeat, region (InterPro:IPR020472), WD40 repeat-like-containing domain (InterPro:IPR011046), WD40-repeat-containing domain (InterPro:IPR017986), WD40/YVTN repeat-like-containing domain (InterPro:IPR015943), WD40 repeat, subgroup (InterPro:IPR019781); BEST Arabidopsis thaliana protein match is: Transducin/WD40 repeat-like superfamily protein (TAIR:AT2G22040.1); Has 76534 Blast hits to 29814 proteins in 808 species: Archae - 88; Bacteria - 10199; Metazoa - 30987; Fungi - 16399; Plants - 9158; Viruses - 0; Other Eukaryotes - 9703 (source: NCBI BLink).): protein MSQPSVILATASYDHTIRFWEAETGRCYRTIQYPDSHVNRLEITPDKHYLAAACNPHIRLFDVNSNSPQPVMTYDSHTNNVMAVGFQCDAKWMYSGSEDGTVKIWDLRAPGCQKEYESVAAVNTVVLHPNQTELISGDQNGNIRVWDLRANSCSCELVPEVDTAVRSLTVMWDGTMVVAANNRGTCYVWRLLRGKQTMTEFEPLHKLQAHNGHILKCLLSPANKYLATASSDKTVKIWNVDGFKLEKVLTGHQRWVWDCVFSVDGEFLVTASSDMTARLWSMPAGKEVKVYQGHHKATVCCALHD, encoded by the exons ATGAGTCAGCCTTCTGTGATTCTTGCTACGGCTAGCTATGATCACACCATCCGATTCTGGGAAGCCGAAACTGGTCGCTGTTACCGTACCATTCAGTATCCTGATTCg CATGTAAATAGGCTTGAGATAACCCCAGATAAGCATTATCTAGCTGCAGCTTGCAATCCTCATATTCGACTCTTTGATGTCAATTCCAATAGTCCTCAACCT GTGATGACTTACGATTCACACACCAACAATGTTATGGCAGTAGGATTTCAATGTGATGCAAAATGGATGTATTCAGGATCAGAAGATGGCACAGTTAAGATCTGGGACTTAAG GGCTCCGGGTTGCCAAAAGGAGTATGAAAGTGTTGCAGCGGTTAATACAGTTGTTTTACACCCAAATCAG aCTGAATTGATATCTGGAGACCAAAATGGAAATATACGTGTATGGGATCTCAGAGCAAATTCGTGTAGCTGTGAACTG GTACCAGAAGTTGATACAGCTGTACGGTCTTTAACTGTTATGTGGGATGGGACAATGGTAGTCGCTGCTAACAACCGTGGAACATGTTATGTATGGCGCTTGTTGCGTGGAAAACAG ACAATGACAGAGTTTGAGCCCCTTCATAAGCTGCAAGCTCATAATGGCCACATCCTTAAATGTCTCCTCTCTCCTGCAAACAA ATATCTAGCGACTGCATCATCTGATAAAACTGTCAAAATATGGAACGTCGATGGTTTTAAACTAGAGAAAGTTTTAACAG GACATCAAAGATGGGTTTGGGACTGCGTCTTCTCAGTGGATGGAGAATTTCTTGTAACAG CATCATCGGACATGACGGCTAGATTGTGGTCGATGCCAGCAGGCAAAGAAGTGAAAGTGTACCAAGGTCATCACAAAGCCACTGTGTGCTGTGCACTTCACGATTAA